A part of Timaviella obliquedivisa GSE-PSE-MK23-08B genomic DNA contains:
- a CDS encoding PD-(D/E)XK nuclease family protein — MTYALSAAKLQTYYRCPRAYYFRYERRIESAAFFGSAVLGTSLHQALAQIYQDWHYQDAIPRLDWIEYCWSQQAHSLTSNQINEGRSILSRYYQDFIANQSAMRKPLAIEGRIQGTLQAENLEFSLSGRYDRLDFLDDGLELIDYKSAKEVDYAEPDEIDLQIGLYYLALEQRYQRQLKRMSLLFLRTGEKISFEATPEHRQRVEEVICELAVELRQDQRWTPFPSNQCDRCSYARYCPAMRPDPEPMPEDTKPQQGLQLVLSI, encoded by the coding sequence ATGACTTACGCTCTCTCTGCCGCCAAGCTCCAAACCTATTACCGTTGCCCCCGTGCCTACTATTTTCGCTACGAACGCCGCATCGAAAGCGCTGCGTTTTTCGGTTCGGCAGTCTTGGGAACCTCTCTCCATCAGGCTTTGGCGCAAATTTACCAAGACTGGCACTACCAGGATGCGATTCCTCGTTTGGATTGGATTGAGTATTGCTGGAGTCAGCAAGCTCATAGTTTAACCTCTAACCAAATTAACGAAGGGCGATCGATCCTCAGTCGTTACTACCAAGATTTTATTGCCAATCAGTCTGCCATGCGCAAGCCCCTTGCCATAGAGGGTAGAATTCAGGGCACGCTGCAAGCTGAGAACCTGGAATTTTCACTGTCGGGGCGTTACGATCGCCTTGATTTTTTAGACGACGGTTTAGAGTTAATCGACTACAAATCTGCGAAGGAGGTTGATTACGCCGAACCCGACGAGATTGATCTACAAATTGGCTTGTACTACTTAGCACTCGAACAGCGCTACCAACGCCAACTCAAGCGCATGAGTCTGCTATTTTTGCGCACTGGCGAGAAAATTAGCTTTGAAGCTACTCCCGAACATCGCCAACGGGTAGAGGAAGTGATTTGCGAACTAGCGGTTGAGTTGCGCCAAGATCAGCGCTGGACTCCGTTTCCCAGCAATCAGTGCGATCGCTGTTCGTACGCGCGATATTGCCCCGCCATGCGCCCTGATCCTGAGCCCATGCCCGAAGACACAAAGCCACAGCAGGGTTTACAGTTGGTTTTAAGTATTTAA